ATGGTACGGATATCCTCATCACCAAGGGAACTGTCAAGCAGAGGGGAATAAGCTTTGCGCAAAAGCTGCCAGGCCTCGAAAATAATAAGGCCAGCCACCGCAATGGCAATGAAGGGGTCGAGCAAATGCACGTCGGTTATCCAGATGAGCAACAAACCGGTACCAACGCCAAGCGAAGTAAGCACATCGGTTTTAAGGTGCAGGGCGTCAGCTTCAAGAGCCACTGAGTCAGTTTCTTTTGCTACCTTATAAAGCTGGCGCGAAACAATAAAATTAACCAGGGCGGAAATGAACATTACCAGCCCACCCCATCCGATGGCCTCAATCGTGCTTTCGCCAAGCAGTTTTTTAACGGCTTCGATGATAATCCATACCGCTGCCACAAAAATCAGGGCCGCTTCAATCACTCCCGACACATTCTCAAACTTGCCATGACCATAAGGATGGTTCCTGTCGGGAGGAGTATCGGAAACTTTTACCGAGAAAAAGGCTATTACGGCAGCTACCAGATCAATGGAAGAATGAATCGCCTCAGATAAAATACTGACCGATCCTGTGACAATACCGGCCAGCACTTTAATAATGATAAGAAAGCTGTTGGAGGCTACCGACAGCCTTGCAACCTTTGTTTTTCGTGTATTCATAAACCCTGCATAACCGGACGGTTCACCGCCGGATATAAAACGCAAAATTATGAAAATGTAGCTATTTTTTATTGTAAGATGGTTAAGTTGTTTTACATTCTCCTTTTTACCTCCTCTTTATCGGTTTTCTGTTTTTTAAAAGAATGGATTCATCGCGCTTATAGCATTATATACTTTATCTTTGTTAAAAAATATGCTTTCATGCCCGCTATTAATCTTATTCTTCCTGCATTTTTCCTTTCCTTTTTCCTTGCTGTACTTCT
The genomic region above belongs to Bacteroidales bacterium and contains:
- a CDS encoding cation transporter is translated as MNTRKTKVARLSVASNSFLIIIKVLAGIVTGSVSILSEAIHSSIDLVAAVIAFFSVKVSDTPPDRNHPYGHGKFENVSGVIEAALIFVAAVWIIIEAVKKLLGESTIEAIGWGGLVMFISALVNFIVSRQLYKVAKETDSVALEADALHLKTDVLTSLGVGTGLLLIWITDVHLLDPFIAIAVAGLIIFEAWQLLRKAYSPLLDSSLGDEDIRTIHKVVNEHSFELHNLRTRKAGNYKFVDMHIEMAGNKTLDEVHEYCNQIEEDLKKRIPHLDVQIHVEPPGNK